In a genomic window of Rhopalosiphum maidis isolate BTI-1 chromosome 4, ASM367621v3, whole genome shotgun sequence:
- the LOC113548187 gene encoding uncharacterized protein LOC113548187, with protein sequence VNTLRDIIHVVGVSPEFCFEHIISNYVHVNRGGVYTKPYIDRGGNGSEMDRHVSVTKIRKWSLVIVTLILCMYVQMASLAPCCGGCGGCGSCGFGAKLKIKIKIVI encoded by the exons GTAAATACGCTCCGGGACATTATACACGTCGTCGGCGTATCACCCGAATTTTGTTTTgagcatattatatcaaattatgtgCACGTAAATAGAGGCGGTGTATACACGAAGCCGTACATCGACCGCGGTGGAAACGGTAGTGAAATGGATCGGCACGTTAGCGTTACCAAAATCCGGAAGTGGTCACTGGTCATCGTGACCctg atattatgcaTGTATGTCCAAATGGCTTCATTAGCACCATGCTGTGGTGGCTGTGGAGGCTGTGGAAGCTGTGGCTTTGGtgcaaaacttaaaattaaaattaaaattgtgatttag